DNA sequence from the Brienomyrus brachyistius isolate T26 chromosome 18, BBRACH_0.4, whole genome shotgun sequence genome:
GCAGCAATGACACCAGAGTCCAGGTGAGGAAGCTCTTCCATTTGCGTTTCAGGAGCAGCAAGTCGAGGGCGATGGGCAGCCTGGCCAGAGAACGTCAACAATGCAGAAACACTGCGTGAATTTTTAGTACGTCGTCCCGTAAAGTCAGTGCTCCTCTAGGGTATATCTAATGCCAGGTGTGCTGGAACTGGAGGCCCAAACAGGGGTTCCAGTACAATACATCACTGTCATAGGCCGTGCTGCAGCCTACAATGAACCAGGCCTCCCCACATCCCCAAGACTCTTTCTTACCCCAAGAGGACGCTAAAAGGCCAGCCCACGATGGCGCCGGCCGCCACCCCCAGAACGGCCAAACTGGGTCTGTCCTGGTACCACCCCGTCATGGCCACCAGGGTGCAGTACATGCAGAAAGTGCTGGGCAGAAAGGCTGTAAACAAAGAGAAGGAAAATGTCAGcagagaggaagaagaagaagaggggGAAGAGGAACAGCTGCGGAGGAGACCCACCTGCCGAGGAGCAGAACATCCCCGCGCTCAGAACCAGGAAGGCCAGCATGAGACGACCCACATGCAGGCCGAACTTCTTGCACACAGCCCTGCAGAGGGACACAAACACATCCCTCACACTTCAGGGGGTGTTGGGGCAGCGACACTGTGAAACCCCACCTCAAAACTGCATCCCATTCACAGTGCGTGGGGTTCCTATACTACTGTACAAAGGCAAAATGCTGTAACTGCACATTGGATCAAAACTGAGTTATGACCAAAACTGGATCTCATGGGCTCCGCTTTGTCGGGTGACATCATATTCATTTACCTGACACTTTTACCCAAAGCAACTCACACTAAGAAGGAAGAGTTACAATTTATGTGCACtccctgggattcgaacccacaacctttataTTGCTAGTGTGAGGATTTACTTGTTGAGCTACAGGAGCAGTAATATCTTGTCTTAATAGCTCAGGTCGCCCCCTGTCCAGCCCTGTGCTCACTTGTAGAAGTAGAGCTCACACACGCAGCAGCTGAATGCCAACACACATCGCAGGAAGTAGAACACCAACGCCTGCAGGGACACAGGAAGAGGGCACGTTAAAAGTAAACACACTCCATCTGTGGCTAGAAAGGGTTGAGCTGAACCGCACCTCTTGAGTTATTTCTCTAAACGTAAGGCCGTTCCAACAGGCAAACCTCACGGCCGAACCAAGACTCGGGTAAAAGTGCAGCACTGAGAAGATAAACGACGCAATAAGAGTGAATGGCCACAGCAGTGCCGCTGTATTCTGGCAACGCCTTCATCTCTCACCTTGTTGGTCTGCAGGATCTTGGCATGGAAACAGGCTGGCAGAGCGTGGAGCCACAGGTAGGCATAGGAGCGGATGGCATATGTTGGGGAATACTCCCACGTTTGCATGCCTTTGCCATACAATAAGTAGTGTGTCTAAATAAATGAAGAGAGGACAGAGAGAATAGCAACAATGTGTTCAGTTAGTGTCGTTATTTACATAAAATGGGGCAGATGAGTGATTGGGAGAATGTCACACACACTGATCCGGCCACTTACAGGCTCCCAGTAATTGTAAGTCTCGTCACAGTCGGAGATGTTGCTAAGCAACGCCGCACAGAAGCGGGCAGACACCAGGCACTTGAAGGCGGTGGAACCCTCAGGTGCCCAAACCTGGCCTGCCTTGCTGGAGGACCTGTAGTATGAGGCAGGCTGAATGAAGGGACCACATTGCTTATCTGGGTACAAGCTAACCAGCCAAGGAGAATAGAGGGAAGAGGGCCAACGTTAGACAGCAACAGGATGTTAATTCCTTCTGTTCATGCTATGTACGGAACTTAATATAAGATGTATGCTGTACTGTAAAATAAAACTGCCAGTACCCTCAGCGTCACATAAGCGTGTgcttattacaaataataagGACGTTCTTATCAGACAGAGCATGCGCAGTGAAGGATTAGCAACTGCGGTGCGACATTTCTCAAGACCGCCCGGGCAGTCCTGTCACTGACGATTAGGGATttactagtttttttttttttttttttttgcaaaacattTAATTATCACAACAATGCCTGTAGACGGTTGATTTAGAAACTACCCTTGCTGGTCTAGACAGACTTGCAACATAACCGACTTTATTGTCAGGTTGCGAGAATGCGTTCAGACTgcttaaaataaaaaacgaGCAAAATGACACACCCCAGCACTATGCAGCCTCATTTCGGGTGCAGTGTGACATATTAGGAACACCTACACAGCAGTTGGATGAGTCTGCCCTGAATGAATGAACCAATGAGAGGATAGACAACTACGGCGATAACGTTTACGTGTCGCTCTTACCTACACGTAATGAAGGAAAATACACAGAGAACTCGGTAACAATGTAATAATCTAATAGGTCTATATGTTTTAAAAGCAATTTTATTTTCACGCATGCCGTGACTTACTGTAAGGACAAACTAATGGTTTTCGATTATGACCAATGGCCATTTAACCATCTATAAATTTCCCTTGTGATCTGCTAGCTCACTACTCATCTAGTCACCATGCCTGTATATATGGCTTACAAGATGCCAAATTGCAGGACTCACTCATTGCGCGTTTCTGGCGTTTTAACGTCCTCGGTCCCTTTTTCGTCCTTTGCTGTCCGGGTGTCACTGGGAAGACTGGGGTTCACGTTGTTTGTGTCTTGTTTGCTTCCTCGTCTATTTCTATGCCGGAGTCCCTTCGACGCCATCTCTACTACTGGCAACCGTCggcgtcattttttttttaaagggaaCGCTTTCAGGTAGCGCAGTGGCCATTTTTAGTAATGGCAAGAAGCACTTTGTTATAAAGCTGTCAGATTTCATACAAGTACGTcaaaaacacatcagatcttTATACTTCTGATTGTAAAACGTGCATTTGCgcaaaattttatatttgacAAAATGGGGTATAATTATTATACAGTATAATTTTCCGCATTATAACAAATGTGTTCTTTAATTCATTTAGGACTTCGCTATATTTGAAGTTCGAACAGTTTATGTTTCGCAACCTGATGCACGTACAGTACACCAGGACGATTATTCAGTCGGTTAATAGGAGGTTAGTCGGATGGATTAGTTTATTACTGATTTCCTAGcgtaaatttttaaataatactttTACCTGTGATGACGGGTTTCGGTAGTAGGCCGCGTGAAAAAGTTATCATAGGTAAATTAACTCAAACAGACCAGAGAgatattccacaaagcaggatttctcagttagatGGGttaacttaagttaatagtCATGCTTGTGCAATAGGAACGCTTCTGACCGTGGAACTGCCCTAGATTAGgagtttattatttttgtatctTACAGGTATCATCGCATGCGTACTGTCTGTATATTCAATAACACTGAAAGCTTTCCTTTAACAATAAACATGACGCAAATAATTGCAGTCAATGCATATTCAGTATATTGCACAATTTATAACAGAAATAACACCATTCTCATGTGGTCCATGTATTGAAATGCTGGCATTCTTACAACACAACGCTaaatttggggagggggggggtttacaaATTAACTACCAGAAGACACAAAGCCAACCAAAAAGTACTTTATTAACCAAAACACATTAATCCTAAATAACAGCAACTGAAATTCGCAGTCAGAAAACATCCAAAAACAGGTACATTTAATTATCCAGAACAAAAATTACCCTCCGTCGGTAACCTGCACAAAATCTGAGAGGTAGTCAGTAGCTCACCGACGGTCAATGCAGAATCCCATTGTTATTATCAAAGTTATTTCACTTATTCACAGTGCTATTTTAGTCTCGTTTGGACTGTAAACAGAATAGCAGGTTTTGGATAACCACAGCTTATGTTTTATCAACATCGCGTCAGTTCACAAAGTTACACTTAAAAAGAATTATAAGTATTAAAAGATTGTCTCGGAAATACAAAAAATACGCATTTCTTCCATAAATATGCTATCACCATGCAATTCAGCAGCGTCATTTAATTCTATTGAATCCTTCTGCACCGTGATATTAGGTTTTATATTAAATGATAACTTAAATTACTGAGCGACACAAAAGCTGGGCGTCGAACATAATTACGGTGATAGTACAAGCGCTATACAACAATCGCCAAAGTTTCACTTCCGTTTGACACACAAAAAACGCCACAAGTATACGATCGTCAGTTTAAAATAAGCGCACTCATATCACACATTCTGGCTCAAAATAAAAGAATTAACAGAAGAGTTATATTACACATGACAATAGCAAAACATTGCATCGATTACAGCACACAGTATGAAAGATAATTTAATAAGACTATTTCTCTCCaataattttaataatttctaAAATATTTGTCCTTATACATTAATACATCAAACACTGTTCAAAACCAGCTCGTTTACATTTGAATAGGctaatggattttttttgtaaatacgaTGACCTACAATGACCTTGTGTTCTATACTAAACTGCTGCCTCTTTACATTCCCAGAAGGCTCCTATACTGCACTTCTGCTCATTGAATAGTCTTATCTGGTTCTTGCTGTGTTGGAAGATGTTGTGCAGCTCCTGCTCCAATATTCCTTACTGTCATCCCTGGGCCtttactggaagctcagcctagctgccctTACACTCAGTTGACTCTTTGAGAACATGAGAAGTCTCATGTTTGCAGTGTGCCGTTTGCCACTGCTTTGTACAAAAGTGTctgataaatatataaatgtaatgtgaatgcctgggataggcttcaaGTTCACTACAACTCTGTCCTGGATaagctgatggatggatggatggatggatggatggatggaatcaaaTTGTAAGAAATCCAATACAAACTCAGAAATTTAGTTCTTTTACTGTTGCCAACCATGAAATCGCacttccaaaaaaataaaaaataaaagtgaTCTAGATTCTCCAGAACAGTAGGATCCACTCACTACtcatggggggtccagaggaggtgggtccaaggacATCGGATTGGTTGGACCCACCTTCtctacgatctgattggttctctttCTGgaccatttttcattctgccctcagaacatttctgtgtaattaaaaCTCCAATGGGCAACACACTCCTGTCACTGTAAATCTGCATGGATATTCTCAAAAAGTGCATTTTCTTCTGTTAAAATAGTGAAATAAAACTCCCATGATTCCTTGCTGGGCTGCAGCCGGATCTCAGATTGACAGCTGTCATCTCAGCACTCACACTCTCCAGCAGCCTCTCTACCGCATTGTGACCTGCAGCTCTAAGGGGAGAAGCCGGCGCAGCTCCAGCTGCATGGCCAGGGCCTGGCTGCAGGACAGCGCGCGGTCGGCGGACTGGTACGTCAGCCGGTAGCACATGCTGGCATGGCCCATGTGCGGGTGCCGGAAGCGGTCGACCAGCGTCGCCTCCCTGACGGCCCCCGCCGACGCCCTCCGCACCAGCGAGTGGAAAGTCAGCTCGTCGAAGCTGTCGGGCTCCACCCAGAAGCTCACGTCGTGCACGTAGGTCGGCGGGTAGAGGGAGAAAGGCCGGAAGGGTCCTGGTGACCTGGGGAGGAAGTGGGCCAGGAAGCGGCAGTCGCGACTCCAAAGGAGCCGCCAGTCGCTCACGTCGAATATCTGCGCAGCCAGCAGGTCCAGGTTAAGGGTCACCACACACAGCTGCTGTACCTCCTCAGGGGCAGAGAGCACCTCTAAACGTCCAACCTCGCAGGAACCCTTTACCTTCAACCACAGCTTCTGTACACGGCTCCCATCTTCCTCTTCCAGTGCAATTCCATATGGCGCCAGGAGCATCTCCAGGCAACTCCTTAGCTGCCCAACTGGCTCAGGTTCAGGAGGCAAGGCTCCGACTAGAAGCAGCTGATGAAAGGCAGGGGAGGCGTTCCTGGACACAGGAACCCTGCGGTAGACTGGTCCACTCAGCCTGAACAGAACGCCGGGGCAGAAGTCACCGCGCTGGACCACTTCCTGGACATGCAGCAGCAGGGACGGCCAGAGTCCATAGTTCCCTGTTGGGCTGTCCTGGATCCCATTCGGCTGACAGTCTTCTTCGCCCAGGTCGCGAACCTCAATGGGCCGGATCCAGTAAATATCAGATGTCGTTATGTCAGGGCCACAGGCCTGCAGTCTTTCCGGAGACTCACGGAAGAGCAAGGGGAAGTCAACATCGACCACCCGCACAGGCCACAAGGACTCCAGTTCCTTCAACAGCTGCTCCTGGACCATTTGTACTGAGTGGTGAGATTTTGGATCCAGGAAATTCCTAAGTAGGAAAAAACAATGCAAGTTTACTTTTCACATCGATTCATTGAATGTGCCACTTTTATCTAAAGCAGTGCACTTTTGAGGGGTTACAATTTGTATGTactccctgggatttgaacccacaacctctgTATTGTTAGCATAATGCttgttgttaaaaaaaaaactgccgtcTAATGAACTTTAGAGGTATAAATGGCCTTTTTATTTTGTACCCCTGTCCACTGACATGACCTTGGTGTAATGTTTGCATCACCAATTTTATGACCTATCGGGAAGTTATTTTAAGATATGGATAAGGTTCATTGCACTAAGCTAAATATTAACTATTTTCATTAACTTCTGTGAACTTTTTGTTGGCGAAAACAACTCTGTATACAATacaggtgtgcttgtgtgtctgCTTGCGTGTGTTGGCAGACAAGTACCTGTTAGCAAACTCAGTTAGCTCCTTGGGAAACTCAAAGAGAATGATCTCCTTTCCCACAACAGCTTCCAGGTTTATACTCGGTATCGCAGCGTAGGGCAAGCTATGCGTAAAGATGTGATTTAGCGCCCCTTCTACATGGAAACCTTTGTCTTGGCTCCTTAAAAAGACAAGAAAATGTTAAGGCGTCACATTGCATCCAATCAGCTTGTTTTCCTGGTAATGCTGACCATGGCCAGACTATCACGGGTTACCTGTAGCCGGTGCACTTGTAGCTCTGGTATTTCTCATGGTCAAAGGGACAGATCTGGCTCAGGATAAGACCAGCTTCAGCAGCCATAGCAACGGCCTGCCAGCTGTTGTGCCACTCCCTAGTCGGCTTATCGGCGGGCGTCCCCCCCTGCCCGTTGCACAGGGCGACGTGGACCTCACCACTGTCCTTTAGCACCTGAATGGAGCTGGATATGCAAATGACTCATTAATTACTGTCTGACACAGAAGTTACAGTCCCATAGCTAAAATCCCTCACTTCCTGTACTTCGCCCATCAAATAAACCAAATACTCCACTGGCACCAGACTCAGTAACGCATGCTACTGTTGGTGAGCATGTTAGCCGTACTGGAGAAATGGAGCACAGCAATAAACACCTGAGGAAAAACTTAGCCAACAGGCCGCGGTTCTTCTTCACTCCGCTCTTTCGCCCGCAGTGGGGGAAATTGAAAATGATGCAGTCAAAGGACCGTTGCTTCAGGGACGAGCACTCCCCCAGGGCTGTGCCGTCCACCTCGTAGTACACGTCTGCACCTGCCGGACACAAGACGCCAAGTTCTTACCGTTAGGCTGCCGCTGGCCTCGCAGGGTTGCCAGTTCCCATGCGTCCGGCGTGACGCTCCCCCTTTCAGACTCGCACGCAATAAATCTTAAGgcgaatctatattattccactataaacCTTAAatcagctacatcaaaagcaatgAGGCAATTTGCAATCCCTAcatactatttacaaggtaattaaactgtaacatacatgtaaatgcatgtgcagactaacctcgaattgaaaatctcacgccaacgAGCTGACAACCCTGCTTTCTGTTTACTCATTCCCCAATTTGTGTGGGGTTACTTGCAGCTACAGTATCCCCTCACAGTCTACTTGCATAGTTGTTTGTTTGGGATGTCAACGTGCATGTTTAAGTGTCCAGCAATGGACTGACATTCATTAATGGTGGGTCACTTCCCATCATTTAACCTGTACTTTCAGCAGCGGAATCGGAATCATTCTGATATGATAACCAGTTCCCGAAATCGGATTCACGGGACTGATACATGCCAGTGGCTACTCCCCTGTAACTTATCATCTCACAAGTGACAATATTTCAGGATTGCCAGTTTTCACACATCTGACTCAAGTTTTCAGACtgtcatgcaagaaatcttacgccaaatctatattattccattatgaacCTAACATTAGCTACATGAAAAACGTTGGTGTAGATTGCAAACCCTACACATTATTTGCAAGGTAATAGAACAGTTATATAAATTTAAATACGTGTGCAGACATGTCTCTAATTGAAAATCTCAAGCCAGCCAGTTGGCATCCCGGAAATTTTATGACCCACTGTACTGGTAAATTAGAAATACCACCTTCCCCCAAGAAAGTATCCCTCTTATTTAACAAGAACATCACAAAAAAAGATAAAGATCGCATGAATTAAAATTGTAAATACGAATGTCAAGAGAATTATGCCGAAATGAAATGCCGGATCCACTCACCGGAGTGTGAAAGTCTGCGTATGTTCTCCGCAGCGCCATCCTGCAGCCGAGCCGCATCCTCGGGCAGAAAGCAGGTGGCGGTAACCTTGGCACTGCCTCCCGCAGCCTGGCATAAAGCAGCCGAGAAGGAGAAATTTCCTTCCCCGACAAGTAACACTTCCCGAGGGGTTGTCATTGTGTCTCTGCCGGCCAAAACATTTACTGTGGAAAAAAGAgaagatttaaaaatatatattttaaagtagttttgCAGAATGTCCGCAAACCGATGGAAGACACAGATCAGGCATTCTGGTATGCCATGCATGTCACTTTCCCGCATGGCCACAAAACAGAGTGAGCTCACTAATCCTCGTCAATCATTAATGAACTACCTACCACTTCTACGAAAGGAAACCGCGGGTATTTAAAACGCAGATTATTTGTTACAGCAGCCCAAAGCCAAAGGTAGGAGCCCTAGACGTCCTTGACAGTCAAAGGTTGTATAATCGTATGATTAAACAGACACATTATCAATGCAAATATTATTTGATTCACATATTTGGCAATATCACAAGTTTTGTTCAACTCTGAAAATCTATCTGATAATGCAAGCGGCAAGCGAGAGACAGTAAGCAGCTTTTAGTAACGCATGTAACTGCAGTCTGTCCCAACTCACTTCGCGATGTATTCGGCCGGACTGCTCCATGCGCTCCATGATGGATATTTAAagtcaatatttaaaatatcaacAAAAATTAATCGCTGTTAGCGGTGCACGGTTCCCCCATTTTCACACAGACGAATAAATGCATATTCTTATCAAAGCGACCTTTTTTAAGTACTTAAATTTTCCCAGGAGTTCGGGTTACAAAAAAGCCCTGAAGGAAACACAGAGGTGAGttacaaaattgcaaaaatacatttaaacagTGTTTTTACGTCCGGTAGTCTATTTAAACCACGATATTAATTTAACTTTTTATAAATGACCTagatatatttttataacaagACGACATTGCATATCAAGAATAAATCGTAATAGTACGAATCTCAAAAGTTTCTGCATCGGAGGACTAAACAATAACACAGCGCTAGGGTTGAGCGAAAGATAGGCACCTGGATGACCCAATGAAATGTCGGGATCTCAGGCAGGGGCGGGTCTTTGAGGACTGAACAGAGCAGTCACTGGAGAAACAAGTTTTCCCTACCAATGGCCGATTGAACAAGGCGTGATTGACATAACACAGTGGGAACGGCCACAATTTGAATATAGAATGCTGGAGGATGAACCCTACTTCTGGTCACTTCTCCCCAGGGACTGAAAACCCCTCAAATTGTCCTTATTGCATTAAGTGTGAATTAGGCGTCAATCATTCGCATCAGTGGATGGTATGATGTCTGTTTTGTTAATGTAAGGATAAGAATGGAACGAGTTTCACAATCAGTTTTATTATTACCAAGCACATATGCGTGGTTAGAAATTGGCATGGTACTTCAGTGCAGTcacaaaaatttaaaaaataaaaacacttaaCAAGCATACGACAATGATACACTAGATACATCACACAATGAGTATTCAGGGGCCactaagattattttttttctgattgcaCTATGTGTACTGCCTTTACATTTTGTCTGTTTGTCTACTCTAAGTACCTTAATGCTTTATGCATAATAATTTCcccttgggatcaataaagaTTCTTAACTTTGCCCATGACAACTTTTTATGGAAAAACAGACATTCTTTTCCAGTTATGTGCTGATGTGGACCCAGTATTAGACACCAACTGCTCAAACACTTGCTATAGCTGTACATATACAGATTTTGGTTACAGGTGACTCTGGCAACCGGAAGGCAAAACAAACCTGACATAGCGTTTATCATCTATCCCTATGGTGTGGGAGATTAGGAACGTAAAAACTAACTTCGCACCTTTGTTAGGTTTCCGTAATCGGGTCAATCGACTTCACTGCTTCATGGGCCTGCATCACGAAGATTTTTGTCATAGCAGGATACAATTAGCCCCGCTACCTCACGTTGACCAGTTCAATGAACGAAAATACAGCCCACAGATTGCAAACTATGCACTCTACACTTAGgttatgtgttagtcttgtgttaatttagGTAGCACCTCGGTCCAAGAGAAACACTGTTCCGTTTTTAActatgtactgtactgtgtatGGTTAAAATGACACTATAGAGCTACTTAACATGACTTCACTATTGCCTTAAATGCGTTATCTCGCTGAGTTTCGTGATACACTCTCCTGTGACAGTACCGATTCGTCTATTTTTTTCTTATGCGGGAGGGGGTGTTGCCCCAGGGACCCACATATACATTTCACATGCTTTGACAGCTCCTGACATTCAGATGGCGTTTGGATGAGTCAGAGGCTGCTGTACAACCCGACCAAAGTCTGCAGCATCATATCAGCATGTGCCAACTCGCTTGATTGCAAGCCAGTCTATCTGAACTTGCATGTCCACACAACTAATTAAACTGATGCGCATTACGTAGTACTGTTTTTGGGAAAACAAGAGCAACGGTTCGTCTTTAAAAGAAGTCCTTTAATGAAACCGATATTTCGCTCAATACCCCTTTAATCTCTCTGAGCTCCTTTGCCACTTCTCGGATCGCTGTAATGGTGTCCCTCTGCGTCTGCAGTACTGCATCCGTGAGGACGCGGCCGCCGCTTTGGGTTTTCGGAACACGTGGCGGCGGCGATGGCGTCAGCGTCTCACGGGACATCACGCTCGGACCTGGTACGCTGGGTTCCGCCGTGGCCGCTCCAGCATCCCGTCCCACATTCACCACTAAGGAAAAACAGAACTTATTTACGACTATCAAAGCCATGCCATTTAATTACTGGGTCAT
Encoded proteins:
- the fdxacb1 gene encoding ferredoxin-fold anticodon-binding domain-containing protein 1 produces the protein MTTPREVLLVGEGNFSFSAALCQAAGGSAKVTATCFLPEDAARLQDGAAENIRRLSHSGADVYYEVDGTALGECSSLKQRSFDCIIFNFPHCGRKSGVKKNRGLLAKFFLSSIQVLKDSGEVHVALCNGQGGTPADKPTREWHNSWQAVAMAAEAGLILSQICPFDHEKYQSYKCTGYRSQDKGFHVEGALNHIFTHSLPYAAIPSINLEAVVGKEIILFEFPKELTEFANRNFLDPKSHHSVQMVQEQLLKELESLWPVRVVDVDFPLLFRESPERLQACGPDITTSDIYWIRPIEVRDLGEEDCQPNGIQDSPTGNYGLWPSLLLHVQEVVQRGDFCPGVLFRLSGPVYRRVPVSRNASPAFHQLLLVGALPPEPEPVGQLRSCLEMLLAPYGIALEEEDGSRVQKLWLKVKGSCEVGRLEVLSAPEEVQQLCVVTLNLDLLAAQIFDVSDWRLLWSRDCRFLAHFLPRSPGPFRPFSLYPPTYVHDVSFWVEPDSFDELTFHSLVRRASAGAVREATLVDRFRHPHMGHASMCYRLTYQSADRALSCSQALAMQLELRRLLPLELQVTMR